A window of the Pyrodictium abyssi genome harbors these coding sequences:
- a CDS encoding TIGR04053 family radical SAM/SPASM domain-containing protein — MHHGSKRHTVAIHRSWPFDEKPLLIFWETTKACMLACKHCRASAILEPLPGELSHEEGIKLIDDIAGFGKPSPILVFTGGDPLMRKDIWSLVARAKEHDITVAMAPAITPKLTDAEIRRMVEMGVKGISISLDGSRPEIHDRIRGVPGVFNRSIEVIRSMLDSGLRVQVNTAVMRDNVEDLADMVKLLYDLGVRVWEVFYLIPVGRAQKDLDLTPKEWEDVSHFLYEASKYGIVVRTTEGPMFRRIALTRRLLELHGYNPDEVLNPGPLYHKLVSRLRSLLGEPRDKPLASTTGTRDGKGIVFISHDGLVYPSGFMPYPVGNVRKESIVKIYRENSLMKKIRAAEFKGRCGVCEFRDICGGSRARAYTVLGDPLAEDPACPYSPGEFTRLVEKLGLDTEKAVDEIEGLKHVLPPKPK; from the coding sequence ATGCACCATGGATCTAAAAGGCACACTGTAGCTATTCACCGAAGCTGGCCATTCGACGAGAAACCCCTCCTAATCTTCTGGGAGACCACTAAGGCGTGTATGCTTGCATGCAAGCACTGCCGTGCATCAGCTATACTCGAGCCTCTCCCAGGCGAGCTAAGCCATGAAGAAGGAATCAAGCTTATAGACGATATTGCGGGTTTTGGTAAGCCTTCCCCTATACTCGTGTTTACTGGCGGCGATCCCTTAATGAGAAAGGACATCTGGAGCCTAGTGGCTAGAGCCAAGGAACACGATATAACCGTAGCCATGGCGCCAGCTATAACACCAAAGCTCACCGATGCCGAGATAAGAAGAATGGTTGAAATGGGCGTCAAGGGAATCAGTATAAGCCTTGATGGTAGCAGGCCCGAGATCCATGACCGTATACGCGGCGTACCTGGAGTCTTCAACAGGAGTATTGAGGTAATCCGCTCTATGCTGGATAGCGGTCTAAGAGTCCAGGTTAATACTGCAGTCATGAGAGACAATGTAGAGGACCTAGCCGACATGGTGAAACTATTGTATGACCTGGGCGTCCGTGTATGGGAAGTCTTCTACCTCATACCTGTTGGCCGTGCGCAAAAAGACCTAGACCTCACGCCCAAGGAGTGGGAGGACGTGAGCCACTTCCTATACGAGGCGTCTAAGTACGGTATAGTAGTGCGCACAACCGAGGGACCCATGTTCAGACGTATAGCGCTCACACGCAGACTACTCGAGCTACACGGCTACAACCCTGACGAAGTCCTCAACCCCGGCCCTCTATACCATAAGCTCGTTTCGAGGCTACGCAGCCTCCTCGGAGAGCCCAGAGATAAGCCTCTAGCATCAACTACTGGGACGCGAGACGGCAAAGGCATAGTATTCATATCGCATGACGGACTCGTATACCCCAGCGGCTTCATGCCCTATCCTGTGGGCAATGTAAGGAAAGAGAGCATAGTCAAGATATACCGGGAAAACAGCCTAATGAAGAAGATACGCGCAGCGGAGTTCAAAGGCAGGTGTGGCGTCTGCGAATTCCGCGATATATGCGGCGGTAGTAGAGCACGTGCGTACACAGTACTCGGTGACCCTCTAGCAGAAGACCCCGCCTGCCCATACAGCCCTGGCGAGTTTACAAGACTAGTAGAGAAGCTAGGACTAGACACGGAGAAGGCTGTGGACGAGATAGAAGGGCTAAAACACGTGCTCCCACCCAAGCCTAAGTGA
- a CDS encoding Lrp/AsnC family transcriptional regulator, with the protein MGRFIPDIVEKLGGELVAEALMELQYRFPLTPTPYHDVAERLGIGVAELLDMLKTLKEKRILKRIGFYLNYRAARKRAALIAIEADKPREATRYLAGVLEVTHSYLRDHPVYNLWVVGKHEDPEKIVEAAQKAAEQYGSGRWLVLWGEKTLRLSVKYDLEKGVSRAGPLSSVAANPPKPEDIGYSMALVRALRVLPLEERPYAVIANRLGLTEEQVVAAMREMLEKGILGDPGAALDGHRLGFVYNGMVTLAPRDMEQLDMLCQWVVDNVEEATHVVKRSVTPPGSWRHLCYFMVHAVDQEKVKQVLRRLENCPYLDDYMVIKSLEDLLPGVIR; encoded by the coding sequence ATGGGTAGATTCATTCCAGATATCGTGGAGAAGCTCGGCGGCGAACTAGTAGCTGAAGCGCTTATGGAGCTACAGTATAGGTTCCCTCTAACACCTACACCGTACCATGATGTAGCCGAGAGGCTGGGCATCGGCGTGGCCGAGCTCCTGGACATGTTGAAGACGCTGAAGGAGAAGCGTATACTGAAGCGTATAGGCTTCTACCTAAACTATAGAGCGGCTAGGAAGCGAGCAGCACTAATAGCAATAGAGGCCGACAAGCCCAGAGAAGCAACAAGGTACCTTGCAGGAGTCCTAGAGGTTACACACAGCTACCTACGAGACCACCCGGTCTACAATCTATGGGTTGTAGGAAAGCATGAGGACCCCGAAAAGATAGTAGAGGCTGCACAGAAGGCAGCAGAACAATACGGCAGTGGTAGGTGGCTGGTACTCTGGGGGGAGAAAACCCTCCGGCTTAGCGTAAAATACGATCTAGAGAAGGGCGTCAGCAGAGCTGGCCCGCTTAGCAGTGTTGCAGCTAACCCACCCAAGCCAGAGGATATAGGCTACAGCATGGCTCTCGTCCGCGCGCTACGTGTGCTGCCACTGGAGGAGCGCCCATACGCGGTGATAGCTAACCGGCTCGGGCTCACAGAAGAACAGGTTGTAGCAGCAATGCGCGAGATGCTAGAGAAAGGCATACTGGGTGACCCTGGAGCGGCTCTGGACGGCCATAGACTGGGCTTCGTATACAATGGCATGGTTACGCTAGCACCTAGAGACATGGAGCAGCTAGACATGCTATGCCAGTGGGTTGTAGACAACGTTGAGGAAGCCACCCACGTGGTCAAGCGCTCAGTGACTCCACCCGGGAGCTGGAGGCACCTATGCTACTTCATGGTGCACGCCGTCGACCAGGAGAAGGTAAAGCAGGTCCTAAGACGGCTGGAGAACTGCCCGTACCTCGATGATTACATGGTAATCAAGAGTCTAGAGGACTTGCTCCCTGGCGTAATAAGATAG
- a CDS encoding radical SAM/SPASM domain-containing protein — MVAGKGTVSTRIKGHYGPKKPSRFSDVLRPIVFWNITYQCNLKCAHCYINAIQNRLPKEMSTEEARRLSEEMVEMGIPLVVVTGGEPLVREDFWEIMEPMANKRRPRLSLSTNGTLITRDVAERLASYGFVYVGISIDSVKPGWHDKFRGVEGAFEATLRGIKNSIDAGIDVGIRTTITRYNVREVPEILRWSYDMGIKRISLYILDTVGRGTGIKDWLPTHEQLKWLADILVDEARKYADAMEILIVRGQFMGIYIADKLSKSNEEFIEYIKMLDAQGNCGRKSVSIYPDGSVKPCQFVDWVSLGNVREKRLREILNPDNPALKPFLEIEKHLRGPKCSSCAFRRICGGGSRGRALEIYGDEWGDDPLCFIDPVDIARRRGIDSTSIV, encoded by the coding sequence ATGGTCGCGGGTAAGGGCACTGTATCAACACGTATAAAGGGGCATTACGGGCCCAAAAAGCCGTCTCGGTTCTCAGACGTTCTCAGGCCTATAGTGTTTTGGAATATAACGTACCAGTGTAATCTAAAGTGCGCGCACTGCTACATAAATGCTATTCAGAATAGGCTGCCCAAGGAGATGTCCACTGAAGAGGCACGTAGACTATCAGAGGAAATGGTAGAGATGGGCATACCCCTGGTCGTGGTAACTGGCGGCGAGCCTCTAGTGAGAGAAGACTTCTGGGAGATAATGGAGCCCATGGCTAACAAGCGGAGACCTCGTCTATCCCTTAGCACGAATGGCACACTGATAACGCGTGACGTGGCGGAGAGGCTAGCATCCTATGGCTTCGTGTATGTAGGGATCTCTATAGATAGCGTCAAGCCAGGATGGCATGACAAGTTCCGAGGAGTAGAGGGGGCATTTGAGGCTACACTGCGCGGCATAAAGAACAGTATAGATGCAGGGATAGACGTCGGCATAAGAACAACAATAACTAGGTACAACGTTAGGGAGGTCCCGGAGATTCTACGCTGGTCCTACGACATGGGTATAAAGAGGATAAGCCTCTACATACTAGACACTGTAGGCCGTGGCACTGGGATAAAGGACTGGCTTCCAACCCATGAGCAGCTGAAATGGCTAGCAGACATACTCGTAGACGAGGCTAGGAAGTACGCAGACGCAATGGAGATACTCATAGTCAGAGGCCAGTTCATGGGCATATACATAGCTGACAAGCTCTCAAAGTCCAACGAGGAATTCATAGAATATATAAAGATGCTTGATGCGCAGGGCAACTGTGGGAGAAAAAGCGTAAGTATATACCCTGACGGCTCGGTAAAGCCCTGCCAGTTCGTGGACTGGGTAAGCCTAGGCAATGTACGCGAGAAGAGGCTACGCGAAATACTAAACCCAGACAATCCTGCTCTCAAACCATTCCTCGAAATCGAAAAGCACCTACGCGGCCCTAAGTGTAGCAGCTGTGCGTTCCGCCGTATATGCGGTGGAGGAAGCCGTGGAAGAGCATTGGAAATCTATGGTGACGAGTGGGGAGACGACCCGCTCTGCTTCATAGACCCCGTTGATATAGCTAGAAGGAGGGGGATAGACTCTACAAGCATTGTGTAG
- a CDS encoding deoxyhypusine synthase — protein sequence MEVERSKLLVEPVRDVEIDPDKPLASLIDVLDDIHGFMAGHVVRAVRLLSRCLQKSDLRVVSFTANLVATGLRGVFAQLIREGLFNLVVTTCGTIDHDIARGSGGVYYKGFFETDDRMLHDLEVHRLGNIFIPMEDYGPRVERTVYSVLDRLDRSREWAVYEILWEIGKELRSDKGSILAAAAETRTPIIVPGFLDGAFGTALFTYLQTHRDLRVNAFRDEEVMSNKFFTAKHATALIIGGGISKHHTIWWAQFREGFDCAVYVTTAVEYDGSLSGAHPREAITWNKLRPEGESVVVYGDATVVLPIIVASVLAEYRKRNDKDKK from the coding sequence ATGGAGGTCGAGCGTAGCAAGCTCCTGGTAGAGCCTGTTAGAGACGTAGAGATCGACCCTGACAAGCCGCTAGCAAGTCTTATAGATGTGCTAGACGACATCCACGGATTCATGGCTGGCCACGTGGTTAGGGCTGTACGGCTCCTATCACGCTGCCTCCAGAAGTCCGACCTACGCGTAGTATCGTTTACCGCTAACCTGGTAGCAACGGGCCTTCGGGGGGTCTTCGCCCAGCTGATACGCGAGGGCCTCTTTAACCTAGTGGTTACGACGTGCGGCACTATAGACCACGACATAGCTCGGGGGAGCGGGGGCGTATACTACAAGGGCTTTTTCGAGACAGACGACCGCATGCTCCACGATCTTGAAGTGCACCGGCTGGGTAACATATTCATACCCATGGAGGACTATGGGCCACGAGTAGAGAGAACCGTATACAGCGTTCTAGACCGGCTAGACCGGTCAAGGGAGTGGGCCGTATACGAGATACTGTGGGAGATAGGCAAGGAGCTTAGAAGCGATAAGGGCAGCATACTCGCCGCTGCAGCTGAGACCAGAACCCCGATAATAGTCCCCGGCTTCCTCGACGGCGCATTCGGCACTGCTCTCTTCACATACCTGCAGACCCACAGAGACTTAAGGGTTAACGCGTTCCGGGACGAGGAGGTGATGTCTAACAAATTCTTCACAGCTAAACACGCCACAGCATTGATCATCGGCGGCGGTATAAGTAAGCACCATACTATATGGTGGGCACAGTTTAGAGAGGGCTTCGACTGCGCAGTATACGTCACCACCGCTGTAGAGTATGATGGGAGCCTTAGCGGTGCTCACCCCAGGGAGGCTATAACTTGGAATAAGCTCCGCCCAGAAGGCGAGAGCGTCGTTGTATATGGAGATGCTACAGTAGTGCTGCCCATCATCGTGGCCAGCGTACTAGCCGAGTATAGGAAGAGGAATGATAAGGACAAAAAGTGA
- a CDS encoding YraN family protein, translating into MAKGGVRRWLASERIAFRLLEQRGYRILETHKRIVVDGVEIGEVDALAEGPEGELYVVEVKAGRLDIHGIRQVYSNAVLLNARPLVVCKGFADESARVLAEKLGVSVIELEDVFLLDAEELEDIVYGAALEAFSEAVRLLLDPSIRIKPEQLEVLRAIAETSTPSEAAARLGKSVRDVARTLEWLRGITPLARRGYRSARIAASVLLQRARIQGLLESLSSSAERIESLLEKLGA; encoded by the coding sequence TTGGCTAAGGGCGGAGTCAGGCGCTGGCTAGCCAGCGAGAGGATTGCCTTCCGGTTACTCGAGCAGCGCGGCTACAGGATACTTGAGACCCACAAGCGTATAGTAGTAGATGGAGTTGAGATAGGCGAGGTAGACGCACTAGCCGAGGGCCCTGAGGGAGAACTCTACGTCGTCGAAGTCAAGGCGGGTAGGCTAGACATACATGGAATACGCCAAGTCTACAGCAATGCGGTGTTGCTAAACGCTAGGCCGCTGGTAGTCTGCAAAGGATTCGCCGACGAATCGGCACGGGTTCTCGCAGAGAAGCTTGGAGTATCGGTAATAGAGCTTGAGGACGTATTCTTGCTAGACGCGGAAGAACTCGAGGATATAGTCTACGGTGCTGCTCTCGAGGCTTTTAGCGAAGCTGTAAGGCTGCTCCTTGACCCCTCTATACGGATAAAGCCGGAGCAGCTGGAGGTACTCCGGGCAATTGCCGAGACCAGCACGCCATCTGAGGCGGCTGCTAGGCTCGGGAAAAGCGTCCGCGATGTAGCAAGGACGCTAGAGTGGCTGCGCGGGATCACGCCGCTCGCGAGAAGAGGATACCGCTCTGCTAGGATAGCAGCTTCTGTGCTGCTACAGCGGGCTAGGATACAAGGGCTGCTAGAGAGTCTCAGTAGTAGTGCTGAAAGAATAGAATCGCTACTAGAGAAGCTAGGGGCGTAA
- a CDS encoding 5-formyltetrahydrofolate cyclo-ligase: protein MSGSSREKQRIREQIWRLLEERGVAAFPRPVYGRIPNFKGAEEAAARLAETPEWRRARIIKANPDAPQKWVRLAALRSGKTLVMATPRLREGFLLLDPRFIPGYLYEKAATIRGAFQLGKKLSIDELRSMGGIDLIVTGSVAVDRRGHRVGKGEGYAEIEYGIMRELGLVGEDTPIATTIHDLQLVEHIPREPYDLAVDIAATPRKLLRFEGAEKPPGIIWSMLPCKKFREILVLQELARIRGVDKPCRD, encoded by the coding sequence ATGAGCGGATCCTCTAGAGAGAAGCAGAGGATACGAGAACAAATATGGAGGCTGCTAGAGGAGCGGGGGGTTGCAGCGTTCCCACGGCCAGTCTACGGGCGTATACCCAACTTCAAGGGAGCCGAAGAGGCGGCAGCCAGGCTCGCAGAGACCCCGGAGTGGAGAAGAGCTAGAATAATCAAGGCTAATCCCGATGCGCCGCAGAAGTGGGTTCGTCTAGCCGCACTACGTAGCGGCAAGACACTGGTAATGGCTACCCCGCGTCTAAGGGAGGGATTCCTACTACTAGACCCACGCTTCATACCGGGCTACTTGTATGAGAAGGCCGCTACTATACGTGGAGCATTCCAGCTGGGTAAGAAACTATCAATAGACGAGCTCCGGTCGATGGGAGGCATAGACCTCATAGTAACTGGCTCTGTGGCTGTAGATAGGAGGGGGCACCGGGTAGGCAAGGGTGAGGGCTACGCGGAGATAGAGTACGGTATTATGAGGGAGCTGGGACTGGTAGGAGAAGACACGCCCATAGCTACGACTATCCACGATCTACAGCTCGTAGAGCACATACCGAGGGAGCCTTACGACCTAGCAGTAGACATTGCGGCAACACCCCGCAAGCTACTCCGCTTTGAAGGGGCGGAGAAGCCGCCTGGAATAATATGGAGCATGCTTCCCTGTAAGAAGTTCAGGGAGATACTGGTACTCCAGGAGCTTGCGAGGATACGTGGAGTAGACAAGCCGTGCAGAGACTAG
- a CDS encoding methyltransferase domain-containing protein, giving the protein MLAGIFGALPLSAIGAYDVPWVPTRRQLIGHVLRIARVSHGDIFYDLGCGDGRVAIEAAKRGARAVCVELRRDLIETAMENARKAGVYDKIEFINDSFFNITLDKATVVYMYLLTRVNAALRPKLEAELKIGARVVTLDFAIPGWKPIHVEKYYIGGLTRTIYLYTRGISDIAARA; this is encoded by the coding sequence GTGCTGGCTGGCATCTTCGGCGCATTGCCGCTATCAGCTATAGGGGCTTACGATGTACCCTGGGTTCCTACCCGCCGCCAGCTAATTGGCCACGTGCTGCGCATAGCTAGAGTCAGCCATGGCGACATATTCTACGATCTCGGGTGTGGCGATGGCCGTGTAGCTATAGAGGCCGCCAAGCGTGGCGCTAGAGCGGTATGTGTTGAGCTTAGACGCGACCTTATAGAGACTGCTATGGAGAATGCTAGGAAGGCTGGCGTCTACGACAAGATAGAGTTCATAAACGACAGCTTCTTCAACATTACGCTCGACAAGGCAACTGTAGTGTACATGTATCTGCTCACCCGTGTCAATGCAGCGCTTAGGCCGAAGCTCGAGGCTGAGCTCAAGATAGGCGCCCGTGTAGTAACGCTCGACTTCGCTATTCCGGGGTGGAAGCCTATCCATGTAGAGAAGTACTATATAGGTGGCTTGACGAGAACCATATACCTCTATACGAGGGGTATAAGCGACATAGCTGCTAGAGCTTAG
- a CDS encoding class I SAM-dependent methyltransferase, whose protein sequence is MERVRRRSYHVRAAVSIRDVSARTSVEQRCLDPRTWALIVSQIEGIKQVYNFMNRFMSLGLEDRVRRDAVESLVVNTGLRDDGPRQAIVVDVGSGPGTSLRAIWKLLDKSFIVAVDPSARLLSMACAGILCERVVGVAEHLPVRDRGADVVTSFYASRDFQSLPKALVSMLNVARRGLAIGDIFLPRQLLKRFLVRTWVCRIVPILALLLARRYWKNYKGLCITIKQWCDVSELGKYIEQLSERLNRPAIVKSRSYVLGGLGYVTAFFKEESTTRHNRS, encoded by the coding sequence TTGGAGCGGGTAAGGAGGCGCAGCTACCACGTTAGAGCAGCCGTTAGCATCCGGGACGTGTCGGCAAGGACCAGCGTTGAACAAAGATGTCTAGACCCTCGCACCTGGGCACTAATAGTATCACAGATAGAGGGAATAAAGCAAGTATACAACTTCATGAACCGGTTTATGTCGCTCGGACTAGAGGATAGAGTTAGACGCGACGCAGTAGAATCTCTCGTTGTCAACACAGGGCTTAGAGATGATGGGCCTCGGCAAGCAATAGTGGTTGACGTAGGAAGCGGGCCTGGTACCTCGCTCAGGGCTATATGGAAGCTACTAGATAAGAGCTTCATAGTAGCCGTTGATCCTTCTGCCCGCTTGCTTAGTATGGCGTGTGCAGGCATCCTATGCGAGCGTGTGGTGGGGGTTGCGGAGCACCTACCAGTACGTGATAGAGGCGCAGATGTAGTAACATCGTTCTACGCTTCTCGCGACTTCCAGTCTCTCCCGAAGGCACTCGTATCTATGCTCAATGTGGCCCGGCGAGGCTTAGCAATAGGAGATATCTTCCTACCTCGCCAACTATTGAAAAGATTCCTCGTGAGGACCTGGGTATGCAGAATAGTCCCAATACTAGCCCTACTACTTGCAAGAAGATACTGGAAAAACTACAAAGGTCTCTGCATAACAATCAAGCAGTGGTGTGATGTCAGCGAACTAGGGAAGTACATAGAGCAGCTATCAGAGAGACTAAATAGACCGGCAATCGTCAAGTCGCGCAGCTATGTACTTGGAGGACTAGGATATGTCACAGCATTCTTCAAAGAAGAAAGTACTACTAGGCATAACAGGAGCTAG
- a CDS encoding UbiX family flavin prenyltransferase yields the protein MSQHSSKKKVLLGITGASGIVYGVKLAETLHAMGLLEAIVYTRSADHVAREEMGVALTDLLKAVNIRMYRDDEIGAPYASSSRIPLGGMVVAPCSMRTLAAIAHGIADNLVTRAALSTLRLQRRLVLVVRETPLGVAELRNMLLAAENGAVVLPASPAFYHRPKTVDDMVDFIVGKVLDVLGIEHSLYRRWRSSDGR from the coding sequence ATGTCACAGCATTCTTCAAAGAAGAAAGTACTACTAGGCATAACAGGAGCTAGCGGAATAGTATACGGTGTAAAACTCGCCGAAACACTGCACGCCATGGGGCTGCTTGAGGCCATAGTATACACGCGGAGCGCAGACCACGTAGCTAGAGAGGAAATGGGAGTAGCCCTCACAGACCTTCTCAAAGCAGTGAATATACGAATGTACCGGGATGATGAGATTGGCGCCCCCTATGCTAGCAGTAGTAGGATACCCCTTGGAGGCATGGTAGTGGCGCCATGCAGTATGAGGACGCTCGCAGCTATAGCCCATGGGATAGCGGATAACCTTGTAACCCGCGCCGCACTGTCCACACTCCGGCTGCAACGACGCCTCGTCCTGGTTGTACGTGAAACACCGCTAGGTGTAGCGGAGCTTCGTAACATGCTTCTAGCAGCTGAAAACGGCGCAGTAGTGCTCCCAGCATCACCAGCGTTCTACCATCGCCCTAAAACCGTAGACGATATGGTGGACTTCATAGTAGGCAAGGTACTCGATGTTCTAGGGATAGAGCATAGTCTCTACCGTAGATGGCGCAGCAGCGACGGGAGATAG
- the endA gene encoding tRNA-intron lyase codes for MTFHGVLLGLRVIVFDPKEARELYRLGFYGKPLGIPKPRDAEFNAPLELGLVEAVYLAEKGLLSVVDENGANITPDELAARARELIPRFDLIYKVYKELRDRGYIARSGLKYGADFAVYEKGPGIDHAPYLIHVIEAGEEIDPLEIVRAGRLSHSVRKAFILAITGPGDAPTRYLMFKWSKP; via the coding sequence ATGACGTTTCACGGCGTACTACTCGGTTTACGTGTCATAGTCTTTGACCCTAAAGAGGCACGAGAGCTGTACAGGCTAGGCTTCTACGGAAAGCCGCTTGGCATCCCCAAGCCCAGAGATGCAGAGTTCAACGCTCCTCTCGAACTCGGCCTCGTCGAGGCTGTCTACCTGGCAGAGAAGGGGCTCTTATCGGTAGTAGACGAGAACGGCGCCAATATCACGCCCGACGAGCTAGCTGCCCGTGCCCGCGAGCTAATACCAAGGTTCGACCTTATATACAAGGTGTACAAAGAGCTACGTGATAGGGGCTACATTGCGCGCTCGGGGCTCAAGTATGGTGCTGATTTCGCTGTCTACGAGAAGGGTCCTGGTATTGACCATGCACCCTATCTCATCCACGTGATAGAGGCTGGCGAGGAGATAGACCCGCTGGAGATTGTGCGGGCTGGACGACTTAGCCATAGTGTCCGCAAGGCCTTCATACTGGCTATAACGGGGCCTGGGGACGCTCCGACAAGGTACTTGATGTTTAAGTGGAGTAAGCCCTAA
- a CDS encoding DUF47 domain-containing protein has product MAEEYYDYDMERRRRQSLAEESLNEQLLGITRALSETVVSMKEIVSALTGADDKKLKEIHRRVKESKERVESMKEDALTYLARLGDLLNTSTLYKDVFLGLTRIAQMTEGIAYRSYLLASNTNVTSTTIAELLTSIAESIQREFERLEVAIQALSSNPKKGYEEAQLVTGIEDEVDNLYRQLTFAMYRELRQDLVALMLLRDIVDMIEDVADTIRDAAENVKFLALYRVARH; this is encoded by the coding sequence ATGGCTGAGGAATACTACGACTACGACATGGAGAGGCGGCGGCGACAGTCGCTAGCAGAGGAGAGTCTAAATGAGCAGCTCCTGGGGATTACGAGAGCTTTGAGCGAGACCGTTGTGAGCATGAAGGAGATAGTCTCGGCTCTCACTGGCGCAGACGACAAAAAGCTGAAGGAGATCCACAGGAGGGTTAAAGAGTCTAAGGAGCGCGTAGAGTCTATGAAGGAGGATGCTCTAACGTATCTAGCGCGTCTGGGTGACCTACTTAACACGAGCACCCTGTACAAGGATGTGTTCCTAGGCTTGACCCGTATAGCACAGATGACGGAGGGTATAGCTTACCGTTCTTACCTTCTAGCCTCTAATACCAATGTAACAAGCACTACTATAGCCGAGCTGCTCACATCAATAGCTGAGAGTATACAGAGAGAGTTCGAGCGCCTAGAAGTGGCCATCCAGGCCCTCAGCTCTAACCCTAAGAAGGGCTACGAGGAGGCTCAGCTCGTCACCGGCATAGAGGATGAGGTCGACAACTTGTACCGTCAGCTAACATTCGCTATGTATCGTGAGCTGCGCCAGGACCTAGTAGCACTAATGCTGCTGAGAGACATAGTTGATATGATAGAGGATGTTGCCGATACTATTAGGGACGCCGCCGAGAACGTCAAGTTCCTGGCCCTCTACCGTGTTGCACGCCATTAA